Below is a window of Fimbriimonadaceae bacterium DNA.
GCATTCAGCTCGACCATGATGCTGCGCGTGATGCCCGCGACGATCCCCACATGGCGGTGCCCATGTTCGGTATAGCCCATCGCCCGCATGACTTCGTTGGCGCCGTTGATCAGTGCGATCACCTTGGGGTGGGTCTTAACCTCTTTGTAAGAGACCGGATGATAGGTCCCGGAAATGATAGTTTCCATCGAATTGTCCTATTGTGAAACACTTGAAAGCATCTCTGGGTTCAGAGCGTTAGGTCTGTGCGCTCGCTCTGCACCTTGACAAGAGTCTCGGCTGTACTAAAATAGGGGTGGTGTTGCCGTTTGAAAGCCTGAATACGAGCGTGCCGTTGGTATACCGTCGAAACCTCCTCGACATGGAGACGTTTCGGCGGATGCTCCTTTCGCGCGAGTTTTTGGCTGAGAACTTTGCAGAACCGATGACCCTAGCCAAAGCCGCAGAGCAGGCATTCTTCTCGCCCTATCACTATCAAAGGCTGTTTACACGGGCGTTTGGGGAGAGTCCGCAGGAGTTTCTGACACGCTTACGCCTGGAGCATGCCCAGACTCTTTTGCGGGGTCGTGACCTGACCGTGAGCGAGGTCTGCTTGGAGGTCGGCTACAGCAGCTTAGGATCGTTCTCTACGCTTTTCGCACGGAAAATGGGGTGTCCGCCCACCGAGTTTCGACGTGTGTTTTCTTTCCCTGGATTGTGGGAGTTGAAGAGCATCCCTGGATGCGTGCGGGCGATGAATGGGCTGTCCCGGCCTGAGGCCGTGATCTGAGCGTTCCTGTCATTCCGCAAGATTCGAGAAGCCAAGCGCCGCATCAATTTGCGATACTCATTGCATTCCGAATGGTCGGGAGAGAACCATGATTCAAAGACTTTCACACGTTTCGATCTTTGTGCTCGATCAAGACCGAGCCCTCGACTTCTACACGAACAAGCTCGGATTTACCGTGAAGACCGACGCCAAGATGGGCGACGACTTTCGGTGGATCACCGTCACCGCGCCAGGTCAGCCCGATCTCGAAATCGTTCTCATGGCAATTGCCCCAGGACCGGCATTCGATGCCGAATCTGCGGCGAAACTTCGAGAGTTGGTTGAGGCGGGCAAGATGGGGGCCGGAGTGTGGAACACCTCCGACATCCACGCCACCTATGAGGATCTCAAGGCCAAGGGAGTGGAGTTTATGAAGCCGCCAACTGAGGAGTTCTACGGGATCGAAGCGCTTTTTCGTGACGACAGCGGCAACTGGTTTAGCCTCACCCAGCACAAGGACTAATCCGGCTTTGGCAGGAACCACTCCAGCATCAATCTGAACACGTTGCGAAACCCGTCCGCTGGCTCCATGCCGGGACGGGCGAAGCCATGATCGGCGTTTTCGAGGCGGACAGCCTTTACTTCCCGATTGTGGCTCAGCAGTTCGGCCTCCGCGATGTCGATGGTCGTGGGCCAGACCGCGCGATCTTTGGTGCCCTGGACAAGCAGAATCTTGGCTTTTGATTTTAGCAATTGCTCAATAGGCGAGGTGGCTAGGAAGGTGGACCAGCGGCGATGGGGATGAGCCCAAACAAACTTTTCGGTGCTCATCGGGTCTTTCTGAATCTCTTCCCACTGCTTCATGGCAATCTCAGCGTTCGTGATCTGCATCATGTCGAAGAGTTGGGACGGCCCACCACCCGCGAGTGAAGCCGCGTGGGTGACCTCAGGAACGATGGCAGCAACACCCGCCGCAACGATCCCGCCTTCGGAGTGCCCACTCGCCAACACCTTCGTCTTGTCGATTTCCGGCATCGCCAAGCACGCTTTGACAGCCGCCGCATTAGCCTCTGCCCAGCGCTCGAATGTGTGCTCTTCGAGGAACTCCTTGGGACAGCCTTCAGCGGTGCCGGGCTGCTTGGGCTCATAGCAAAACTCGATTCCTGGCTTTTCGACGATCAGCACACGGGCTGCGTCTGAGGCTGCACTGAGAAGCAGGTTCTGGAGGCCGCCACTGATTCTTCCGTCGCGCCTGCTCCATACCGACTGCCCGCCCGACCCTTGTACAAATAGAATCAGAGGCCTCTTGTCCTGCACTTTGGGCTTTGAGAGATAGAAGGTGATGGCTCGGTCGAATTTGTCTTGGCACGTGTAACGGTCAAAGGGGATGCCAAGCTCTGTGGGATCTTTCTTGGCGACATATCTCTGTGCGCAGGCTGGTAAAGCAAGGGCGATCAGAAACAACGAAATAAATCGTAGGTAAGCCATCACGAAGATAGGACGCAAAGGGACTCAAGGAGAGTTCCGGGGTGGGACCAGTATTCCGTCTCTATCGAGGTGACCAAAGAAGAAGAGGCCCTGGCTTCGCCAGGGCCTTACTTATTGTTCTCTTGACTCGACCTACTTCTGACCGCCACCGGGAGGTGGAATCTTGTTGAAGTCAGGCGGGCTCAGCTTCTTGCCGGGATTCTTCTTAAGCTGGTCAAGAAGATATTCCACGGCTTTTTCAAGCTGAGGATCGCGCCCAATCGATAGCATGGAGGGATCTGCATCCACCATGATGTCGGGGTCGACACCTTTGTTTTCCGCGATCCAGGTCTTGGTTTCGCGGTCGTAGATGCCAAACTCGGGCGCGGTCACGCCAGAGCCGTCCATGAGCGGCACCGCGCCGCTGATGCCGACAAGGCCACCCCACGTGCGCATCCCGATGAGCGGACCGAGCTTCGACTGCCGGAACATCCACGGGAAGAAGTCTCCGCCCGAACCGGCATAGCCATTGATCAGCATCGCCTTCGGTCCCTCAATCGCCACGGCATCGGACCATTCCTTTGTGCCCCATCGACTGTGGATGCCCGCACGAATCTTGCGAGCAAGGGTATCGACGAACCAAGGCTGGATGAATCCGCCGCCATTGAAGCGCTCGTCAACGACGACAGCCTCCTTATGAACCTGGCTGTAGAAGCCCTTGATAAGGCCAATCGCGCCGTTGGTGCTCGTGTTCGGAATGTGCATATAGCCGATCCGTCCGCCCGACAGCTTCTCAACCATCTTGGCTCGCGATTCCACCCAGTCGGTGTATCGCAAGGCCCCCTCGGTTGAGACGGGCCGCACACGCTCTTCGCGTGCACCTGCCATCGTCGGTGTGGAGTTGACCGTCAGGACAACCGTTTTGCCCACTTGGCCAACAAGGAACGAGTTGACGTTGACAGCGGCTGTCACCGGCTTGCCGTTGACGGCGAGGATGTAATCGCCTTCACGGACATCGACGCCCGGTTCGGTCAGCGGCGCTCGGGTGGATTCGTCGAAGTTCTGCCCGCGCAGAATCTTCTTGATCCGAATGTTGTTGCCAACGACTTCGTAGTCTGCGCCCAGCAACCCGGTCGGTACCGGATTCGGGATGGAATAGCCGAAGCCTTGGATATAGGAGTGTCCGGTTTGAAGCTCGCTGATGAGCAGGCCGAGTACATAGCCGAGGTCGGCCTGACTCTGCACCGAGTCCAGGTACTTCTCATACCGCTTGCCGATCGCGAGCCAGTCCTGTCCGCCGTGCGTTGGGTCGTAGAAGAAATCACGCTCCCAGCGCCAAGCTTCCCAGTACATCTGCTTCCACTCGGCCCGAGGATCGACGATCGTTTCCATTCCACTCGTGTTCACACGGCCCTGACCGGCTTGGACGCCCGGTCGAAGGTCGTTGATGAACAAGCCGCCCTGCCCCGCATATGCGAACTTGGTTCGT
It encodes the following:
- a CDS encoding helix-turn-helix transcriptional regulator → MLPFESLNTSVPLVYRRNLLDMETFRRMLLSREFLAENFAEPMTLAKAAEQAFFSPYHYQRLFTRAFGESPQEFLTRLRLEHAQTLLRGRDLTVSEVCLEVGYSSLGSFSTLFARKMGCPPTEFRRVFSFPGLWELKSIPGCVRAMNGLSRPEAVI
- a CDS encoding VOC family protein — translated: MIQRLSHVSIFVLDQDRALDFYTNKLGFTVKTDAKMGDDFRWITVTAPGQPDLEIVLMAIAPGPAFDAESAAKLRELVEAGKMGAGVWNTSDIHATYEDLKAKGVEFMKPPTEEFYGIEALFRDDSGNWFSLTQHKD
- a CDS encoding prolyl oligopeptidase family serine peptidase; translation: MAYLRFISLFLIALALPACAQRYVAKKDPTELGIPFDRYTCQDKFDRAITFYLSKPKVQDKRPLILFVQGSGGQSVWSRRDGRISGGLQNLLLSAASDAARVLIVEKPGIEFCYEPKQPGTAEGCPKEFLEEHTFERWAEANAAAVKACLAMPEIDKTKVLASGHSEGGIVAAGVAAIVPEVTHAASLAGGGPSQLFDMMQITNAEIAMKQWEEIQKDPMSTEKFVWAHPHRRWSTFLATSPIEQLLKSKAKILLVQGTKDRAVWPTTIDIAEAELLSHNREVKAVRLENADHGFARPGMEPADGFRNVFRLMLEWFLPKPD